A single window of Psychromonas ingrahamii 37 DNA harbors:
- the lptF gene encoding LPS export ABC transporter permease LptF, whose product MILLRYLMLETFKSQIGILFVLVLIFVSQKFITILAQAINGVIPADLVMTLLYLNLPQLGTLMLPISFYLAVLFAHGRLHGESEMIAMSSCGYSPNNVLKATLLLSFLTFAFAAYNSLYLAPLSEDKMISVIEEAQANTSSATLIEGRFHKTSGNGSVVYIEKSADKKLDKIFAAHWPEDRKQAPSVLTAAEGYLESKKDGTWLTLTDGQRYAGIVGQHEFDHSEFKTYEVHIANREVQKQVRGVQALPTAALFSVDNPKYQAELQWRIGIPVSILLMTFMAVPLAKVNPRQGRYSKLLPALALYLTFFLLLSTAKSLIEDGSLPVFSIWIVQISFLLLGIILHLQSLGKFTKVTLRR is encoded by the coding sequence GTGATACTTCTTCGTTATTTGATGCTCGAAACATTTAAAAGCCAGATCGGTATTCTGTTTGTTTTAGTGCTTATTTTTGTTAGTCAAAAATTTATAACCATTCTTGCTCAAGCTATTAATGGTGTTATCCCTGCAGATTTGGTAATGACCCTGTTGTATTTGAACTTACCACAACTGGGTACGCTAATGTTGCCTATTAGTTTTTATCTTGCAGTGCTTTTTGCCCATGGCAGGTTACACGGCGAAAGTGAAATGATCGCGATGAGCTCCTGTGGATATAGTCCCAATAATGTCTTGAAAGCGACTCTGTTATTATCCTTTTTAACCTTCGCTTTTGCGGCATATAACAGTTTGTATCTTGCACCGCTTAGTGAAGATAAAATGATTAGCGTTATCGAAGAAGCTCAAGCGAATACCAGTTCGGCGACACTGATTGAGGGACGTTTTCATAAAACCTCAGGGAACGGCAGCGTGGTTTACATTGAAAAATCCGCTGATAAAAAGTTAGACAAAATCTTTGCAGCGCATTGGCCGGAAGATAGGAAACAAGCTCCATCAGTATTGACCGCCGCAGAGGGTTATCTTGAGTCTAAAAAAGATGGTACCTGGCTGACCTTAACAGATGGTCAGCGTTATGCCGGCATTGTTGGACAACATGAGTTTGATCATAGTGAGTTTAAGACGTACGAAGTACATATCGCTAATAGAGAGGTGCAAAAGCAGGTGCGTGGCGTTCAGGCCTTACCGACCGCTGCACTATTTTCTGTAGACAATCCTAAATATCAGGCAGAACTGCAGTGGCGAATAGGTATTCCAGTATCAATATTATTAATGACTTTTATGGCTGTTCCATTAGCAAAAGTTAACCCGAGACAGGGACGTTATTCAAAGCTATTACCTGCCTTAGCATTATATTTAACCTTTTTCTTGCTGCTGAGTACGGCCAAGAGTCTGATTGAAGATGGGTCTCTACCCGTTTTCAGTATCTGGATTGTACAAATCAGCTTTTTGCTGTTGGGCATTATATTACACCTGCAAAGTTTAGGTAAATTTACCAAAGTGACTTTACGCAGGTGA
- the pepA gene encoding leucyl aminopeptidase — MEFSVKSGSPEKQRSACIVVGVFEPRRLSRAGEQLDEISEGYLSTLLRRGDIEGKIGQVLFLHNVPNVLSERVLLVGCGKERELTETQYKQIIAKTITTLNDTGALEAICFLSELHIKGRDTYWAVRQATEATQDCLYNFDKFKTNKENTRRPLRKLTFNVTSRKELARAELGLQHALAVASGAKACKDLANMPPNICTPLYLSEQAIALGQRFEKITTEIVDSEQMAELKMDSYLAVAKGSANPAYMSLMHYNGGNADQKPIVLVGKGLTFDSGGISLKPGEAMDEMKYDMGGAASVFGAMKALAKLNLPINVIGILAGAENMPAGNAYRPGDILTTMSGQTVEVLNTDAEGRLVLCDVLTYVERFEPDCVVDIATLTGACIMALGHHISGLMTPHKGLANELLSASNQSSDKAWQLPMDDEFQKQLESPFADMANIGGRPAGSITAACFLSRFTKSYTWAHLDVAGTAWRSGANKGSTGRPVSLLTQFLINRSENETTAVNS; from the coding sequence ATGGAATTTTCAGTAAAAAGCGGTAGCCCGGAAAAACAACGCAGTGCCTGTATTGTTGTGGGTGTATTTGAGCCGCGCCGTTTATCACGCGCAGGTGAGCAGCTTGATGAGATTAGCGAAGGTTATTTAAGTACATTATTACGCCGTGGTGATATTGAAGGAAAGATAGGGCAGGTATTATTCTTACATAATGTGCCCAATGTATTAAGTGAACGCGTATTATTAGTCGGTTGCGGTAAAGAACGTGAACTAACCGAAACCCAGTACAAGCAAATTATAGCAAAAACCATTACGACACTTAACGATACTGGTGCTTTAGAAGCGATCTGTTTTCTTTCTGAATTACATATCAAAGGGCGTGATACTTACTGGGCAGTGCGCCAAGCAACCGAAGCAACTCAGGATTGTTTATATAACTTCGATAAATTTAAAACCAACAAAGAAAATACCCGCCGTCCTTTGCGTAAATTAACCTTTAATGTGACTAGCCGTAAAGAGTTAGCGCGCGCAGAACTTGGTCTGCAACATGCTTTAGCGGTCGCTTCCGGCGCTAAAGCATGTAAAGATTTAGCCAATATGCCTCCCAATATCTGTACCCCATTATATTTAAGCGAACAAGCGATCGCACTGGGTCAACGATTTGAAAAAATAACCACAGAAATTGTTGATAGTGAGCAGATGGCAGAACTTAAAATGGACAGTTACTTGGCCGTTGCTAAAGGCTCGGCTAATCCTGCCTATATGTCATTAATGCACTACAACGGTGGTAATGCAGATCAAAAACCTATCGTACTCGTTGGTAAAGGGCTGACCTTTGACTCGGGCGGTATTTCTTTAAAACCAGGCGAAGCCATGGATGAGATGAAATATGATATGGGTGGCGCGGCCAGTGTTTTTGGTGCCATGAAAGCACTTGCCAAACTTAACCTGCCAATCAATGTCATTGGCATATTAGCAGGCGCTGAAAATATGCCGGCGGGTAACGCTTACCGTCCGGGTGATATTCTGACTACTATGTCAGGGCAAACCGTTGAAGTCTTAAATACCGATGCTGAAGGGCGTTTAGTCTTGTGTGATGTATTAACCTACGTTGAACGTTTTGAACCGGATTGTGTTGTTGATATAGCAACCTTAACAGGCGCTTGTATTATGGCGTTAGGGCATCATATCAGCGGCTTAATGACGCCGCACAAAGGGCTGGCAAATGAGTTGTTAAGCGCGTCAAATCAATCTAGTGATAAAGCATGGCAACTGCCGATGGATGATGAGTTTCAGAAACAGCTGGAGAGTCCATTTGCCGATATGGCTAATATTGGAGGTCGTCCGGCAGGGTCTATTACTGCGGCTTGTTTCCTTTCACGCTTTACGAAAAGTTATACCTGGGCACATTTAGATGTTGCAGGGACAGCCTGGAGATCTGGAGCAAATAAGGGGTCAACGGGTAGACCGGTTTCCTTATTAACGCAGTTTTTAATAAACAGAAGTGAAAATGAAACAACAGCGGTAAATAGCTAA
- a CDS encoding YifB family Mg chelatase-like AAA ATPase, with amino-acid sequence MALASLYCRALLGVDAPEVLVEVHLGTGLPSFSLVGLPETSVKEAKERVRSAILNSNFKFPSKRITVNLGPANLPKEGGRFDLAIALGILIASEQIRGDGIDQFECFAELALSGELRPIDGLIPCALAAKEKGRYLIICPENQNESALTGAKAYVARNLIGVCAFLQKQKTLPEAQAAPKTAAINQTDMSDVLGQEQAKRVLEIAAVGGHNLLLVGPPGTGKSMLAERFMTLLPRLTEKHALQTAAIYSVCGKQRDDWFEPPYRCPHHSASAVALVGGGGKPKPGEISLSHRGVLFLDELAEFPRSVLDSLRQPLESHKVTISRAANQVTFPAHFQLIAAMNPSPCGHISGDLRRSTPDQILRYLGRLSGPFLDRFSLSIMVPLLPQGTLASSQVGHTLKGESSEIIKTRVLKARDKQQQRQGKLNNALSTKEIASYCQLSLEDAQFLEQAINQMGLSIRAWHSLLKVARSIADLAGSVRVERHHLTESLAYRAMDRLLKNLSL; translated from the coding sequence ATGGCACTTGCAAGTTTATACTGCCGCGCACTATTAGGAGTAGATGCACCCGAGGTACTAGTGGAGGTACATTTAGGCACTGGCTTGCCAAGTTTTTCGTTGGTTGGTTTACCGGAAACATCGGTCAAAGAAGCAAAAGAAAGAGTACGCAGTGCCATTCTTAATAGTAACTTTAAATTTCCCAGCAAACGGATCACCGTTAATCTTGGACCTGCTAACTTACCTAAAGAGGGTGGACGATTTGATTTGGCGATCGCCCTCGGTATTTTAATTGCCTCGGAGCAAATTAGAGGCGATGGTATTGATCAGTTTGAATGTTTTGCTGAACTCGCGTTATCAGGGGAACTGCGCCCTATTGATGGTTTAATTCCCTGTGCATTGGCTGCTAAAGAAAAAGGCCGCTATTTAATTATTTGTCCCGAAAATCAAAATGAAAGTGCGTTAACCGGCGCGAAAGCTTATGTTGCACGCAACCTTATTGGCGTCTGTGCCTTTTTACAAAAACAGAAAACGTTACCTGAAGCACAGGCCGCGCCTAAAACCGCAGCAATAAACCAAACCGATATGAGCGATGTATTAGGCCAGGAACAAGCAAAAAGGGTTTTAGAAATAGCCGCCGTTGGTGGGCATAACCTGCTTCTAGTTGGCCCTCCCGGCACCGGAAAAAGCATGTTGGCGGAACGTTTTATGACCTTATTACCAAGGTTAACCGAAAAACATGCGCTACAAACCGCCGCTATCTATTCTGTCTGCGGCAAGCAACGGGATGATTGGTTTGAGCCGCCCTACCGATGCCCTCATCATAGTGCTTCCGCCGTTGCATTAGTGGGGGGAGGGGGCAAACCTAAACCGGGTGAAATATCACTTTCCCATCGTGGTGTTTTATTTCTCGACGAATTAGCTGAATTTCCCCGATCAGTCTTAGACAGTTTACGCCAACCTCTGGAAAGCCATAAAGTCACTATTTCTCGAGCGGCAAATCAAGTCACTTTTCCTGCGCATTTTCAATTAATCGCAGCCATGAATCCAAGCCCCTGCGGGCATATTAGTGGTGATTTAAGGCGCAGTACGCCGGATCAGATTTTACGTTATCTAGGGCGTTTATCGGGGCCATTTTTAGACCGATTTTCACTTTCTATTATGGTGCCTTTATTACCTCAAGGCACTTTGGCATCGTCTCAGGTTGGGCATACGCTCAAAGGCGAAAGCAGTGAGATAATCAAAACTCGTGTGTTAAAAGCAAGAGATAAACAGCAGCAAAGGCAGGGCAAACTAAATAATGCTTTATCAACCAAGGAAATAGCCTCCTATTGCCAGTTGAGTCTTGAAGATGCACAGTTTTTAGAGCAGGCGATTAATCAAATGGGATTATCGATTCGTGCCTGGCACAGTCTTTTAAAAGTGGCTCGAAGTATTGCAGATTTAGCCGGAAGCGTTAGAGTAGAACGTCATCATCTGACTGAATCTCTTGCCTATCGTGCTATGGACCGTTTGTTAAAAAATCTGTCATTATAA
- a CDS encoding RDD family protein: protein MVKHNHNNEQIKILQQQYQSCPRANFLKRTGAYIYDLFAVSALLMLAGILAIIVVIIASNTGLINIDAYQDVADFLASSQLFALYLAIIIIGFYSYFWTRGGQTIGMKAWRLRVQNSDGSNISFTQSLIRMATSAFGLGNFLVFFGNKSAFQDQWAECEMVVLTKELSDWKGFKGMGFMDQDKK, encoded by the coding sequence ATGGTCAAACATAACCACAATAATGAACAGATAAAAATTCTGCAACAACAGTATCAAAGTTGCCCGCGCGCTAATTTTTTAAAACGAACAGGCGCCTATATCTACGACTTGTTTGCTGTTTCAGCTTTGCTAATGTTAGCCGGAATACTTGCGATTATAGTCGTGATTATCGCAAGTAACACCGGCCTAATAAATATTGATGCTTATCAAGATGTTGCCGATTTTCTCGCTTCCAGCCAACTATTTGCATTATATCTGGCAATCATCATCATTGGCTTTTACAGTTATTTCTGGACCCGAGGCGGTCAAACTATAGGTATGAAAGCGTGGCGATTACGTGTTCAAAATAGCGATGGTAGCAATATTTCCTTTACTCAATCATTAATTCGTATGGCAACGTCAGCCTTTGGCTTAGGCAATTTTTTGGTTTTTTTTGGGAATAAAAGTGCCTTTCAAGATCAGTGGGCAGAATGTGAGATGGTCGTATTAACAAAAGAGTTAAGCGATTGGAAAGGTTTTAAGGGCATGGGATTTATGGATCAGGATAAAAAATAA
- a CDS encoding DNA polymerase III subunit chi, with translation MSQVVFYVFTTEEKSSSVAISAHFAYACRIAAFFYAQNKKVFIYTDSKEDAFAVDEYLWQFDGDSFVPHNLLGEGPKFGTPVEISWQVPLHPRPILINLSQKTPDFAINFQKIIDFVPFPEPQKIAARIRYSTYRKMGLTLSTQTVESNSTVESTNKTED, from the coding sequence ATGAGTCAGGTTGTTTTTTACGTTTTCACTACGGAAGAAAAATCAAGCAGTGTAGCCATAAGTGCTCATTTTGCGTACGCTTGCAGAATAGCGGCGTTTTTTTATGCACAAAATAAAAAAGTGTTCATCTATACCGATTCAAAAGAAGATGCATTTGCGGTCGATGAATATTTATGGCAGTTTGACGGTGACAGTTTTGTGCCGCACAACTTGTTAGGTGAAGGGCCAAAATTTGGTACGCCCGTTGAAATAAGCTGGCAAGTCCCGCTGCACCCTCGCCCTATTTTAATTAATTTAAGTCAAAAAACGCCTGATTTTGCAATCAATTTTCAAAAAATTATTGATTTTGTTCCGTTTCCGGAACCCCAAAAAATTGCAGCACGAATACGTTACAGTACCTATAGAAAAATGGGGCTAACGCTTTCTACTCAAACCGTTGAGAGTAATTCAACGGTTGAGTCAACCAACAAAACAGAAGATTAA
- a CDS encoding valine--tRNA ligase gives MEKIYNPSAIEQKNYQNWEEKGYFKPHGDTSKESYCIMIPPPNVTGSLHMGHAFQDTIMDTLVRYQRMQGKNTLWQMGTDHAGIATQMVVERKIFAETGQTRKELGRETFIEKIWDWKAESGSKISQQMRRLGTSVDWDRERFTMDDGLSEAVKKVFVDLYNDNLIYRGKRLVNWDPKLHTAISDLEVENKDVKGFMWHFRYPLADGVQTADGKNYLVVATTRPETLLGDTAVAVNAEDPRYKDLIGKEILLPFVNRRIPVIADQHADMEKGTGCVKITPAHDFNDYEVGKRNKLPMINVLTFDACIRSEAEIFNSNGEKSNDYASDLPSQFQGLTREEARKLIVSSLDDLGLLDEIKPHDLTVPYGDRGGVVIEPMLTDQWYVRVAPLAEVANEAVNNGDIEFVPKQYKNMYNSWMNDVQDWCVSRQLWWGHRIPAWYDQAGKIYVGRDEAEVRAKHDLSDDFILTQDEDVLDTWFSSGLWTFSTLGWPEKTSDLKTFHSTDVLVTGFDIIFFWVARMIMMTMHFMKDENNKPQVPFKKVYFTGLIRDEHGDKMSKSKGNVLDPLDIIDGIDLESLVAKRCGNMMQPQLAAKIEKDTRKTFANGIEAHGTDALRFTLAAMASTGRDINWDMNRLEGYRNFCNKLWNASRYVLMSTEEHDCGFSGNTEMEFSLADRWIQGQLQTTIKDFRQALDTFRFDIAANILYEFTWDQFCGWYLELTKPILFKGSEAQQRGTRHTLITVLETLLRVAHPMLPFMTEEIWLRVKGITGQGGDTIMLEPYPEYDSSLVDEKAVEDLEWVKKVIVAVRNIRGEMDISPKTPLNLLIKNASATDQRRFTENQAFLAALAKLESVTVLEDGQETPVCATALVGELELLIPMAGLIDTEAELTRLNKQLEKAGKELAKISAKLGNEKFVANAPEAVIVKERVKQTELQTTCDKLSAQIDTIKAL, from the coding sequence ATGGAAAAGATATACAACCCAAGTGCAATTGAACAAAAAAATTACCAAAATTGGGAAGAAAAAGGTTATTTCAAACCGCATGGTGATACTAGCAAAGAAAGCTACTGCATTATGATCCCGCCACCCAATGTGACCGGTAGCTTACACATGGGTCATGCATTTCAGGATACTATCATGGATACCCTGGTTCGTTACCAGCGTATGCAGGGGAAAAACACCCTCTGGCAGATGGGTACTGATCATGCAGGCATTGCCACACAGATGGTCGTAGAGCGCAAAATATTTGCAGAAACAGGACAAACACGTAAAGAACTCGGTCGTGAAACTTTTATTGAGAAAATCTGGGATTGGAAAGCGGAATCTGGTAGCAAGATTTCCCAGCAAATGCGCCGATTAGGCACTTCAGTTGATTGGGATCGTGAACGTTTCACTATGGATGATGGGCTTTCTGAAGCGGTTAAAAAAGTATTTGTAGATCTCTATAACGATAATCTTATCTACCGCGGTAAACGTCTGGTTAACTGGGACCCTAAACTGCATACGGCGATTTCAGACTTAGAAGTTGAAAACAAAGATGTTAAAGGTTTTATGTGGCATTTCCGCTACCCGCTTGCCGATGGTGTGCAAACGGCTGACGGTAAAAACTATTTAGTCGTTGCAACAACTCGCCCTGAAACCCTATTAGGTGATACGGCTGTAGCGGTAAACGCTGAAGATCCGCGTTACAAAGACCTGATCGGTAAAGAGATCCTTTTACCTTTTGTTAATCGTCGCATTCCGGTTATTGCTGATCAGCATGCCGATATGGAAAAAGGCACAGGTTGTGTGAAAATCACCCCGGCGCATGACTTTAACGATTACGAAGTCGGTAAGCGTAATAAACTGCCGATGATCAACGTATTAACTTTTGATGCCTGTATCCGCAGTGAAGCCGAAATATTTAACAGCAACGGTGAAAAGAGTAATGATTATGCAAGCGATCTCCCGAGCCAATTCCAAGGTTTAACCCGTGAAGAAGCACGCAAGTTAATAGTCAGTTCACTAGACGACTTAGGTTTATTAGATGAGATCAAGCCACATGACTTAACTGTGCCCTACGGTGATCGTGGTGGTGTCGTTATCGAGCCAATGCTGACAGATCAGTGGTATGTGCGCGTCGCGCCACTCGCTGAAGTTGCCAATGAAGCAGTTAATAATGGCGATATTGAATTTGTACCAAAACAATATAAAAATATGTATAACTCATGGATGAATGATGTCCAAGACTGGTGTGTTTCTCGTCAACTTTGGTGGGGACATCGCATCCCTGCCTGGTACGATCAAGCCGGAAAAATTTATGTTGGTCGTGACGAAGCAGAAGTGCGAGCCAAACATGATTTGAGTGACGATTTCATTCTAACTCAAGATGAAGATGTATTAGATACTTGGTTCTCATCGGGTCTATGGACATTTTCGACCTTAGGCTGGCCAGAAAAAACCTCAGATCTTAAAACCTTTCACTCGACCGACGTATTAGTGACTGGCTTCGATATTATCTTCTTCTGGGTTGCGCGCATGATTATGATGACCATGCACTTTATGAAAGATGAAAATAATAAACCACAAGTCCCCTTTAAAAAGGTTTATTTTACCGGCCTTATCCGTGATGAGCATGGCGATAAGATGTCTAAGTCAAAGGGTAATGTATTAGATCCTTTAGATATCATCGATGGTATTGATTTAGAGAGCCTAGTCGCTAAGCGTTGCGGCAATATGATGCAGCCGCAATTGGCAGCAAAAATTGAAAAAGACACCCGTAAAACATTTGCTAATGGAATAGAAGCTCATGGCACCGATGCACTGCGTTTTACACTTGCCGCAATGGCGTCAACGGGTCGTGATATCAACTGGGATATGAATCGTTTAGAAGGTTACCGTAACTTCTGCAACAAGTTATGGAATGCGAGCCGTTACGTATTAATGAGCACTGAGGAGCATGATTGTGGTTTCTCGGGTAATACTGAAATGGAATTTAGTTTGGCGGATCGTTGGATTCAGGGACAACTGCAAACTACCATCAAAGACTTCCGTCAGGCACTCGATACTTTCCGTTTTGATATTGCCGCTAATATCTTATACGAGTTCACCTGGGATCAGTTCTGTGGTTGGTACTTGGAGCTAACTAAACCCATTTTATTCAAAGGCAGTGAAGCACAGCAACGTGGTACGCGTCATACACTGATTACGGTACTTGAAACCTTATTACGTGTTGCGCACCCTATGCTGCCGTTTATGACTGAAGAAATCTGGCTGCGAGTGAAAGGTATTACAGGTCAAGGTGGTGATACGATCATGCTCGAACCTTACCCTGAATATGATTCAAGCCTGGTTGATGAAAAAGCGGTCGAGGATCTTGAGTGGGTTAAAAAAGTGATTGTTGCGGTGCGTAATATTCGTGGTGAAATGGATATCAGCCCGAAAACGCCGCTTAATTTACTGATTAAAAATGCATCTGCAACAGATCAACGCCGTTTTACTGAAAATCAGGCATTCTTGGCTGCACTTGCCAAACTTGAAAGTGTCACTGTGCTTGAAGACGGGCAAGAAACACCAGTATGCGCAACCGCATTAGTGGGTGAGCTTGAGCTATTAATTCCAATGGCAGGTTTAATTGATACCGAAGCTGAACTCACCCGTTTAAATAAGCAGCTTGAAAAAGCAGGCAAAGAGTTAGCCAAAATATCAGCTAAACTCGGCAATGAAAAATTTGTGGCTAATGCACCTGAAGCTGTGATCGTTAAAGAGCGCGTAAAACAAACCGAGTTGCAAACAACTTGTGATAAGTTAAGCGCACAAATCGACACGATTAAAGCGTTATAG
- the lptG gene encoding LPS export ABC transporter permease LptG codes for MGILDRYIGKTIFAATFLSLFVLIGLSSIIKFVEQMGSIGVGSYDAWNAAYFVILKIPIELSVFFPMAALIGALIGLGSLANSSELVVMQAAGISKLRIAGAVLKTAIPMVIVVMVLTEFVVPITDKEAYSMRYMAKRGEVQVSNQYGVWVKDADSFVSIERMNSKNELFHVQLYFFDENLKLDHAILARKAAFKEGSWFFGDVSQTNFLEDRTEVKRMSNYIWETKLTPKKLEVILGEPDKMSMRDIYNYIIYLENNEQDAKRFWLIFWRKAVLPFTIVVMMLLSVSFIFGGLRSVTMGTRLIFGIAAGFTFYVSGELFGPFSLVFNWPPILGALLPSFLVLSLALYLLKRQS; via the coding sequence ATGGGTATTTTAGATCGTTACATAGGCAAAACAATTTTTGCAGCCACTTTTTTGAGCCTGTTTGTATTGATAGGATTGAGCAGTATCATTAAATTTGTTGAGCAGATGGGAAGCATTGGGGTGGGCTCCTACGATGCCTGGAATGCGGCCTATTTTGTTATTCTAAAAATTCCTATTGAGTTATCAGTTTTTTTTCCGATGGCAGCCTTGATTGGTGCATTGATTGGTTTAGGGAGTTTGGCGAATAGCAGTGAACTGGTTGTTATGCAGGCCGCCGGCATATCAAAATTACGGATTGCAGGCGCCGTATTAAAAACAGCTATTCCAATGGTGATCGTAGTAATGGTATTGACTGAATTTGTTGTGCCCATAACAGATAAAGAAGCCTATTCTATGCGTTATATGGCAAAAAGAGGCGAGGTACAGGTCAGTAATCAATATGGGGTTTGGGTGAAGGATGCGGATTCATTCGTCAGTATTGAACGGATGAACAGTAAGAATGAACTCTTTCATGTACAACTGTACTTTTTTGATGAAAATTTAAAACTTGATCATGCCATTCTGGCGCGTAAAGCAGCCTTTAAAGAAGGGAGTTGGTTCTTTGGAGATGTTAGCCAAACCAATTTTTTGGAAGATAGAACAGAGGTTAAGCGAATGAGTAATTATATTTGGGAGACTAAGCTAACACCGAAAAAACTGGAAGTCATTTTGGGTGAACCGGATAAAATGTCGATGCGCGATATTTATAATTACATCATCTACCTTGAAAATAATGAGCAGGATGCAAAGCGTTTCTGGCTGATATTTTGGCGTAAAGCCGTCCTGCCTTTTACCATTGTGGTAATGATGTTACTGTCGGTTTCTTTTATATTTGGTGGCTTACGCAGCGTAACAATGGGTACCCGTTTAATTTTTGGTATCGCTGCCGGTTTTACTTTCTATGTTTCAGGGGAGTTATTTGGCCCCTTCAGTTTAGTCTTTAACTGGCCACCGATACTGGGCGCATTATTACCGAGTTTTCTAGTGTTATCTCTGGCCCTCTACCTGCTTAAGCGGCAAAGCTAA